The proteins below are encoded in one region of Virgibacillus dokdonensis:
- a CDS encoding DUF1433 domain-containing protein encodes MKSNEEDFNNNTILKAEKTIESYLSNNFKNIHTITFKKNDHSTPMGGMVISGTVNNNEKATFSIDVDYENDFKIISSAVGKEFPERKEECKEKTCDY; translated from the coding sequence GTGAAATCAAATGAGGAAGATTTTAATAATAATACAATTCTCAAGGCGGAAAAAACTATAGAAAGTTATTTGAGTAACAATTTTAAAAATATCCATACAATAACTTTTAAAAAGAATGATCATAGTACTCCTATGGGTGGGATGGTAATTAGCGGTACAGTAAATAATAATGAAAAAGCAACTTTCTCCATTGATGTTGATTATGAAAATGATTTTAAAATTATTTCTAGCGCTGTAGGAAAAGAATTCCCTGAGAGAAAAGAGGAGTGCAAAGAAAAAACATGCGATTATTAA
- a CDS encoding IS4 family transposase, producing the protein MDKNTLKSSFGKWVSPINTKKLYEQVEENKQDYYTKKLTTEAYIKLLLLAQLQGFESLEEMSDALIDGELQKVLGFESISPSQLSRKNNEMNPAILSHLFFDLAYKIKGLQFKNGKYMPLKIIDSSTLPLNLTNHKWAKFRKTKAGVKLHLRLVFMDKGTVYPEKTVITTAKEHDRNQLEVLVDDKEAMYVFDRGYVDYERFDRMTDEGYFFVSRLKKNAVIREVESFSVPKDATALSDKMVYIGSTQNRTENVFRLLEVVDTKGNILRLITNRFDLNSEEISEIYRQRWAIELFFKWLKQHVEIKHFYGMSETAIQNQIFLALIAYCLHVLIQLAMRSKKSLLRISRWLNKVLWKPAYIWIRRFDDRSIP; encoded by the coding sequence ATGGACAAGAATACACTAAAATCATCATTTGGTAAATGGGTTTCACCTATAAATACGAAAAAACTATATGAACAAGTAGAAGAAAATAAACAAGATTACTACACAAAAAAACTGACAACGGAAGCGTATATAAAGTTGCTGTTGCTTGCTCAATTACAAGGATTTGAGAGCTTGGAAGAGATGAGCGATGCACTAATAGATGGTGAACTTCAGAAAGTATTGGGGTTTGAATCGATTAGCCCATCGCAACTTTCAAGGAAGAACAATGAAATGAATCCAGCCATCCTTTCCCATTTATTCTTTGATCTTGCATACAAAATCAAAGGTCTCCAATTTAAAAATGGGAAATACATGCCATTAAAAATCATTGATTCTAGCACGCTTCCATTAAACTTAACGAATCATAAGTGGGCGAAATTCCGTAAAACAAAAGCAGGAGTTAAGCTACATTTACGACTTGTATTTATGGATAAGGGCACCGTCTATCCTGAAAAAACTGTGATTACAACAGCCAAAGAACATGACAGAAATCAACTGGAAGTTCTCGTAGATGACAAAGAAGCCATGTATGTGTTTGACCGTGGATATGTTGACTATGAACGATTTGACCGAATGACGGATGAAGGCTACTTTTTCGTGTCCAGACTAAAGAAAAACGCCGTCATTCGTGAAGTAGAATCATTTTCTGTACCTAAAGATGCTACAGCTTTATCCGACAAGATGGTTTACATCGGTTCGACGCAAAATCGCACAGAGAATGTATTCCGTCTACTTGAAGTAGTGGATACAAAGGGGAACATTTTGCGATTAATTACTAACCGTTTCGATCTAAATTCCGAAGAGATTAGTGAAATTTACCGTCAACGGTGGGCCATAGAGCTATTTTTCAAATGGCTCAAACAGCATGTAGAGATCAAACACTTTTATGGTATGAGCGAAACTGCCATTCAAAATCAAATCTTCCTTGCGCTCATTGCTTACTGTTTACATGTACTTATCCAGTTAGCGATGAGGAGTAAGAAGTCCTTACTCCGAATTAGCCGCTGGTTAAATAAAGTGCTGTGGAAACCTGCGTACATCTGGATCCGCAGATTTGACGATAGATCTATTCCGTAA
- a CDS encoding cell wall hydrolase, whose product MGRVAYTDSDVALVARMMRAEAEGEGQLGMLMVGNVIVNRLVANCLDFKDLRSIYDVIFQIQGGNYSFEAVQKGNVFYNRARGVEKKLARRVLEHWREHPSKYALWYFNPYAPCPSTWYGQPFAGQYKLHCYYEPQANTCDSVYIG is encoded by the coding sequence ATGGGAAGGGTAGCGTATACAGATAGTGATGTGGCTTTAGTGGCAAGGATGATGCGGGCAGAGGCGGAAGGTGAAGGCCAGCTAGGGATGCTGATGGTCGGTAACGTCATTGTAAATCGTTTAGTTGCTAATTGTTTAGACTTTAAAGATTTAAGATCCATATACGACGTAATTTTTCAAATACAGGGAGGCAATTACTCTTTTGAAGCTGTGCAAAAAGGTAATGTTTTCTACAACAGAGCGAGAGGTGTAGAAAAGAAATTAGCTAGAAGAGTATTGGAGCATTGGAGAGAGCATCCTTCCAAGTATGCGCTATGGTATTTTAATCCATATGCTCCATGCCCGTCTACATGGTACGGTCAACCATTTGCTGGTCAATACAAGTTACATTGTTATTACGAACCACAGGCAAATACATGCGATAGTGTGTATATCGGCTAG